The Desulfitobacterium chlororespirans DSM 11544 genome window below encodes:
- a CDS encoding MBL fold metallo-hydrolase → MIREVYPQIYLNEIPLPKNPLKALNSYIIPSEGRSLIVDTGFNREECRNALMEGITASDINLKRTDLVLTHMHVDHSGLADYLWKQGCKVYIGKKDGILLNNFRTSPEQVLGHLSEGLNLNQGIGMKEIEAFDIAPKEPFAYTPLQEGDCLEVGPYQFEVIDIPGHSPGHIGLYERKHKLFLGGDHILNEITPNITFWHYKIDSLGNFMESLNKIRRFDIDWVFPSHRSLIQDHRQRIDELIVHHQERLEEITGILRDGQKSVIETAARMHWDLSYKSWNDFPLTQKWFASGEAMAHLEHLVYKGEAQRVNSEGKHYYELVNP, encoded by the coding sequence ATGATTCGGGAAGTCTATCCCCAGATTTACTTGAATGAAATACCCTTGCCGAAAAACCCACTGAAGGCATTAAATAGCTATATCATCCCCTCTGAAGGCCGTTCCTTGATTGTGGATACAGGGTTTAACAGGGAAGAGTGCAGGAATGCCCTGATGGAAGGAATTACAGCGTCAGACATTAACCTGAAACGGACAGATTTGGTGCTGACCCATATGCATGTGGACCATTCCGGGTTGGCTGACTATCTGTGGAAACAAGGGTGTAAGGTCTATATCGGAAAGAAAGACGGTATCCTGCTGAATAATTTCAGAACCTCTCCTGAACAGGTGCTGGGGCATCTGAGTGAGGGTCTTAATTTGAACCAGGGAATCGGCATGAAAGAGATTGAGGCCTTCGACATAGCCCCCAAGGAACCCTTTGCATACACCCCATTGCAAGAAGGAGACTGTTTAGAAGTGGGTCCCTATCAGTTTGAAGTGATCGATATTCCAGGCCATAGCCCCGGACATATCGGTTTATACGAAAGAAAGCATAAGCTGTTTTTGGGCGGGGATCATATCCTTAATGAAATTACCCCGAATATTACTTTCTGGCATTACAAAATCGATAGCCTGGGGAATTTCATGGAGAGCCTGAACAAAATTCGCCGGTTTGACATTGACTGGGTGTTTCCGTCTCATCGCAGCCTTATTCAAGACCATCGGCAACGGATTGATGAATTGATCGTTCATCACCAGGAACGACTTGAGGAAATCACCGGAATTCTGCGTGATGGCCAAAAATCAGTCATAGAGACAGCAGCAAGAATGCATTGGGATTTGAGCTATAAGAGCTGGAATGATTTTCCCCTTACTCAGAAGTGGTTTGCCTCAGGTGAGGCCATGGCTCATCTGGAGCATCTGGTGTACAAAGGAGAGGCCCAGCGAGTGAATTCCGAGGGAAAGCATTATTATGAATTGGTTAATCCATGA
- a CDS encoding HD-GYP domain-containing protein — protein sequence MRQLSINRLKEGDILGRTIYANDGRVLLGKGMALTKSYIDRLKTLGINILYIDDEVSKDIIVEDIISEEHRREAMASLDNAVQAVKVGKDFDGFNVKKNIDNIIQDILFQKDIFIGLTDMRTYDNQIFAHSVNVCVLSIVLGKALGLDRENLEGLAIGALFHDIGTVKLPKKLLSKREPFTPKEAALYQTHTNHGFDILRTKRELNLLSAHIAFQHHERLNGNGYPRKLEGDAIHQWAQIVGIANFYDNLVNDGPGHTHIPPYEACEILMGSAEKFFPKNLVITFLKHIAAYPTGCTVKLSTGETGIVVDQNKSLPMRPIIRVLVADQTLSRVQAKEYNLVEERTLFIESILE from the coding sequence ATGCGTCAGTTAAGCATAAACAGGCTTAAGGAAGGGGATATTCTGGGGCGAACGATCTATGCCAATGATGGCCGTGTACTCCTGGGGAAAGGGATGGCTCTGACCAAATCCTATATAGACCGTTTAAAAACCCTTGGCATCAACATTCTCTATATTGACGATGAGGTAAGCAAGGATATCATCGTAGAGGATATTATCTCTGAGGAGCACCGGCGGGAGGCCATGGCCTCCCTGGATAATGCTGTGCAGGCTGTGAAAGTAGGAAAAGATTTTGACGGTTTTAATGTAAAGAAGAACATTGACAATATTATTCAGGATATCCTTTTCCAAAAGGATATCTTCATCGGCTTAACGGATATGAGAACTTACGATAATCAGATTTTTGCCCATTCCGTCAATGTTTGCGTTCTCTCCATCGTACTGGGTAAGGCCCTGGGCCTGGATCGGGAAAATCTTGAAGGGCTGGCCATCGGTGCCTTGTTCCATGATATTGGCACTGTGAAATTGCCCAAGAAGCTCTTAAGCAAGCGAGAACCCTTTACTCCCAAGGAAGCAGCTCTTTACCAAACTCACACCAATCACGGTTTCGATATCCTCCGAACAAAACGGGAGCTGAATTTGTTGAGTGCCCATATTGCTTTCCAGCACCATGAGCGTCTCAATGGCAACGGCTATCCTCGTAAGCTCGAGGGAGACGCCATTCACCAGTGGGCTCAGATTGTCGGCATTGCTAATTTCTATGATAATTTAGTGAATGACGGTCCAGGACATACCCACATCCCGCCTTATGAGGCCTGCGAAATTCTTATGGGCAGTGCTGAAAAGTTTTTCCCTAAGAATCTCGTGATTACTTTTCTTAAGCATATTGCCGCGTATCCTACAGGCTGTACCGTTAAACTGAGTACCGGAGAAACAGGTATTGTCGTTGATCAAAATAAGAGTCTGCCGATGCGTCCCATCATCAGGGTTTTGGTAGCCGATCAAACCCTCTCCCGTGTTCAAGCAAAAGAATACAATCTCGTCGAGGAACGGACCCTTTTTATCGAATCCATTCTGGAGTAA
- a CDS encoding CBS domain-containing protein yields the protein MKVQDIMQTNVITISPNTEIKEIAKLLCDHHISGVPVIDLFGNLIGIVSEGDLLHKETHPRVPDAVGFLGALIYYRGVKQYESDLKKLVALKASEIMTHEVITLEKDAAIEEAASLMINHNVKRLPIMENGKMVGIITRKDVIKVLIEE from the coding sequence ATGAAGGTCCAGGATATTATGCAAACCAATGTTATTACAATTTCGCCGAATACGGAAATTAAGGAAATCGCTAAGCTGCTATGTGACCATCATATTTCCGGAGTCCCGGTCATCGACCTTTTCGGCAATTTAATCGGTATTGTCAGCGAAGGCGATCTGCTGCATAAGGAGACCCATCCTCGGGTTCCTGACGCGGTAGGATTCCTGGGTGCTCTGATCTATTACCGAGGTGTCAAACAATATGAATCTGATCTAAAGAAATTGGTTGCCCTCAAAGCCTCGGAAATAATGACTCATGAGGTTATAACTCTCGAAAAAGACGCTGCTATTGAGGAAGCTGCCTCTCTCATGATTAATCACAATGTGAAACGGTTACCCATCATGGAAAACGGCAAAATGGTCGGAATCATCACCAGAAAAGATGTCATTAAGGTTCTGATTGAAGAGTAG
- the fdhD gene encoding formate dehydrogenase accessory sulfurtransferase FdhD, with translation MSSHLASTTETQVIKIIGTDKEVVNELVAIEKALTVFINGKEFATMVCTPTQERELVIGFLCSEGIIEDPDQIKKITLDKREGLVWVETTVEQTLSEDLFLKRYLTSCCGKGKSAFYFANDARLAQKVESRHTITAQEVSHYINLLEDNSELFHLTGGVHGGALASQGSLDYCAVDIGRHNVLDKLYGHAFLNGTDISQKVIVFSGRISSEILIKAAKMGCPILIGVSAPTDLALKLAEELGVTVLGFVRENRMNVYTHSERIIGCS, from the coding sequence ATGAGTAGCCATTTAGCTAGCACTACAGAAACTCAGGTCATCAAAATTATAGGAACCGATAAAGAAGTGGTCAACGAGCTGGTTGCCATCGAAAAGGCCCTCACAGTCTTTATTAATGGCAAAGAATTTGCGACCATGGTTTGTACGCCTACTCAGGAGAGAGAATTGGTCATAGGCTTTCTCTGTTCGGAAGGGATCATCGAAGATCCTGATCAGATAAAGAAGATTACCTTGGATAAAAGGGAAGGGCTCGTGTGGGTGGAAACGACAGTGGAGCAAACCCTTAGTGAAGACCTTTTTCTGAAACGTTATCTCACTTCTTGCTGCGGTAAAGGGAAAAGTGCCTTTTATTTTGCTAATGACGCCCGATTGGCTCAGAAAGTAGAGAGCCGGCACACCATTACCGCCCAGGAAGTCAGCCACTATATCAATTTGTTGGAAGACAATTCAGAACTGTTTCATCTTACCGGAGGAGTTCATGGAGGGGCTTTAGCTTCCCAAGGTTCGTTGGATTATTGTGCTGTGGATATCGGCAGACACAATGTCTTGGATAAATTGTATGGACATGCTTTTCTCAATGGAACGGATATTTCCCAAAAAGTAATTGTCTTTAGTGGCCGGATTTCTTCGGAGATCTTGATCAAGGCAGCCAAGATGGGCTGCCCTATCCTCATAGGGGTATCAGCCCCTACCGATCTGGCTCTTAAGCTTGCGGAGGAACTGGGAGTCACTGTGCTCGGATTTGTCCGGGAAAACCGCATGAATGTTTACACTCACTCTGAGCGGATTATAGGCTGTTCATAA